A portion of the Bacillus thuringiensis genome contains these proteins:
- a CDS encoding LolA family protein, which yields MEKKQDDVVRDLEAKVKGMKSYQAEAKLSIKTGNEPQEYNVEIWHKEPSFYRVNLKNAKKDQSQIILRNEEGVFVLTPALNKSFRFQSDWPQNSSQAYLYESLVRDILQDKKNLTFEKTDKYYIFKTKTNYQHQNMLPKQEITLKKSDLTPVSVKLMDNDQNVLVKVDFSKVKFDAKFDKGAFDTKQNMSRAQVDVQTTAKEDKPFAILYPLDTPQGMTLQDEKELKTDSGKRAILTYTGNKKSFTLIQEKAKVAEASSAVSVSGEPVDLGFTIGALTKDSVTWSHNGVEYMLVSKGLEPKELLMVARSVTAKQVK from the coding sequence GTGGAAAAGAAACAAGATGATGTCGTGAGAGATTTAGAAGCGAAAGTAAAAGGGATGAAAAGTTATCAAGCTGAAGCGAAATTATCTATTAAAACAGGAAATGAGCCTCAGGAGTATAATGTAGAGATTTGGCATAAGGAACCGTCTTTTTATCGTGTGAATTTAAAGAATGCAAAAAAAGATCAGAGCCAAATCATTTTAAGAAATGAAGAAGGTGTATTTGTATTAACGCCAGCACTTAATAAGAGCTTCCGTTTTCAAAGTGATTGGCCGCAAAATAGCAGCCAGGCTTATTTATATGAATCACTTGTAAGAGATATTTTGCAGGATAAGAAAAACCTTACTTTCGAGAAAACAGATAAGTATTATATTTTTAAAACAAAAACAAACTATCAACATCAAAATATGTTGCCGAAACAAGAGATTACGCTGAAGAAAAGCGATTTGACTCCAGTTTCAGTGAAGTTAATGGATAATGATCAAAATGTTCTTGTGAAAGTAGATTTCTCTAAGGTGAAATTCGATGCGAAATTTGATAAAGGTGCATTTGATACGAAACAAAATATGTCTAGAGCGCAGGTAGATGTTCAAACAACAGCGAAAGAAGACAAACCGTTTGCTATTTTGTATCCACTTGATACACCGCAAGGTATGACTTTGCAAGATGAAAAAGAGTTGAAGACAGACAGTGGCAAGCGTGCGATACTCACATACACTGGAAATAAGAAATCCTTTACTTTAATACAAGAAAAGGCAAAAGTTGCAGAGGCTTCATCAGCGGTAAGTGTAAGTGGAGAACCAGTTGATCTTGGGTTTACGATTGGTGCATTGACGAAAGACTCTGTAACGTGGTCGCATAACGGAGTAGAATATATGCTCGTGTCTAAAGGTTTAGAGCCGAAGGAGCTACTAATGGTTGCTCGTTCAGTTACAGCGAAGCAGGTGAAGTAA
- the tsaD gene encoding tRNA (adenosine(37)-N6)-threonylcarbamoyltransferase complex transferase subunit TsaD, producing MEKNTIILGIETSCDETAVAVVKNGTEIIANVVASQIESHKRFGGVVPEIASRHHVEEITVVLEEALKEANITFDDIDAIAVTEGPGLVGALLIGVNAAKAVAFAHDIPLVGVHHIAGHIYANRLVKEVQFPLLSLVVSGGHTELVYMKEHGSFEVIGETRDDAAGEAYDKVARTLSMPYPGGPHIDRLAHEGEPTIDLPRAWLEPNSYDFSFSGLKSAVINTVHNAKQRGIEIKPEDLAASFQESVIDVLVTKAARAAEAYNVKQLLLAGGVAANKGLRARLEEEFAQKENIELIIPPLSLCTDNAAMIAAAGTIAYEQGKRATLALNANPGLDIEA from the coding sequence ATGGAAAAAAATACGATTATACTTGGGATTGAAACGAGCTGTGATGAAACAGCGGTAGCGGTTGTTAAAAATGGAACGGAAATTATTGCGAATGTCGTTGCATCACAAATCGAAAGTCATAAACGTTTTGGCGGGGTTGTACCAGAGATTGCATCCCGTCATCATGTAGAAGAAATTACAGTTGTGTTAGAAGAAGCTTTAAAAGAAGCAAATATCACATTTGATGATATTGATGCAATTGCTGTAACAGAAGGGCCTGGTTTAGTAGGAGCACTTCTAATTGGGGTAAATGCAGCGAAGGCAGTAGCTTTTGCACATGATATTCCGCTAGTCGGTGTTCATCATATTGCTGGTCATATTTATGCGAACCGTTTAGTAAAAGAAGTTCAATTCCCGCTATTATCACTTGTTGTATCTGGTGGGCATACAGAACTTGTTTATATGAAAGAACATGGTTCATTTGAAGTAATTGGTGAAACGCGAGATGATGCAGCTGGAGAAGCATATGATAAAGTAGCTCGTACGTTATCTATGCCATATCCAGGTGGTCCGCATATTGATCGTCTTGCACATGAAGGAGAACCAACAATTGATTTGCCTCGTGCATGGCTAGAACCGAATTCATATGATTTTAGCTTTAGTGGATTGAAATCAGCAGTTATCAACACTGTGCATAACGCGAAACAACGTGGTATAGAAATTAAACCAGAAGATTTAGCGGCAAGTTTCCAAGAAAGTGTAATAGATGTACTTGTAACGAAAGCAGCTCGTGCAGCAGAAGCTTATAATGTAAAGCAATTACTTCTTGCTGGTGGAGTAGCTGCTAATAAAGGACTTCGTGCGCGATTAGAAGAGGAATTTGCACAAAAAGAAAACATTGAACTAATTATTCCACCGCTATCTTTATGCACAGATAATGCAGCAATGATTGCAGCGGCAGGGACAATTGCGTATGAACAAGGCAAGCGTGCAACATTAGCCTTAAATGCGAATCCAGGATTAGATATTGAAGCATAG
- a CDS encoding antitoxin EndoAI, translating to MSESSVTTEIVVRLPKQMVTELDGIGKQENKNRHELICQATQLLLRQHKTKKRYQHESMRRGYIEMGKINLGIASEAFLAEYEAAHTVERLVSGG from the coding sequence GTGTCCGAATCAAGTGTAACTACTGAAATCGTGGTTCGGTTGCCAAAGCAAATGGTAACGGAATTGGACGGAATTGGAAAACAAGAGAATAAGAATCGCCATGAACTAATTTGCCAGGCAACACAATTGTTATTGCGTCAACATAAGACGAAGAAACGCTACCAACATGAATCAATGCGACGTGGGTATATTGAAATGGGAAAAATTAATCTTGGTATTGCATCTGAAGCTTTCTTAGCGGAGTATGAAGCAGCTCATACAGTAGAACGCTTAGTTAGCGGGGGGTAA
- the rimI gene encoding ribosomal protein S18-alanine N-acetyltransferase, translating to MDMIFRKMELDDIAQIVAIEEVSFSTPWTADAFHREITMNEHAHYIVLEKDGRVIGYCGLWIIIDESHITNIAILPEYRGQKLGDALLKAVISEAKELGVKTMTLEVRVSNEVAKQLYKKYGFQNGGIRKRYYADNQEDGLVMWVNI from the coding sequence ATGGATATGATATTTAGAAAGATGGAACTTGATGATATTGCTCAAATTGTAGCTATTGAAGAAGTATCTTTTTCAACTCCTTGGACTGCAGATGCCTTTCACCGTGAAATAACGATGAATGAACATGCACATTATATTGTGTTAGAAAAAGATGGTCGTGTAATCGGATATTGTGGATTGTGGATAATTATTGATGAATCACATATAACAAATATAGCTATTTTGCCAGAATACCGAGGTCAAAAATTAGGAGATGCCTTATTGAAAGCAGTTATTTCAGAAGCGAAAGAACTAGGAGTAAAAACAATGACGCTTGAAGTACGTGTATCAAATGAAGTAGCAAAGCAGTTATACAAAAAATACGGATTTCAAAATGGTGGAATTCGTAAACGATACTATGCAGACAATCAGGAAGATGGTCTTGTAATGTGGGTGAATATATAA
- a CDS encoding Tex family protein produces MEMVDNRQALMKMLVKELGFSEKQVRHVIQLTEEGNTVPFIARYRKEWTGSLDEVQIRAILERWQYMMQLEDRKEEVIRLIDEKGKLTGELRQQIVKATKLQEVEDLYRPYKEKRRTKATIAKEKGLEPLAEWLLLYKKEEPAKKAVEFINAEKEVQSAEEALQGAQDIIAEMISDEAAYRSWIRNVTFRKGIMSSSVKGEEKDEKNIYEMYYSYEEPLQKVVPHRVLAMNRGEKEDILRVSVVPPVDEILNFLYKKVIRDNDSKSAHYVQLAIEDGYKRLIQSSIEREIRKELTETAEEQAIHIFSENLRNLLLQPPMKGKVVLAVDPAYRTGCKLSVVDDTGKVLHIDVIYPHPPVRKYDDAKMKVLSIIDKYQVEMIAIGNGTASRETEEFIVDVLQSVKQDVFYIIVNEAGASVYSASDLAREEFPNLQVEERSAVSIGRRLQDPLAELVKIDPKSVGVGQYQHDVSQKRLNESLTFVVETAVNQVGVNVNTASVALLQYVSGLSKTVAKNIVAKREEDGKFTKRTELKKIPRLGAKTYEQCIGFLRILEGANPLDRTGIHPEQYKNVELLLKSLGLSIDDVGQPQLQKRLEEVEISKLSQETGVGEPTLVDIIDALISPERDMRDELPKPLLKKGILKLEDLKRGMELEGTVRNVVDFGAFVDVGVKQDGLVHISKLSKQFVKHPLDVVSVGQIVKVWVDDIDTKKGRVALSMLPIE; encoded by the coding sequence ATGGAAATGGTAGATAATCGACAAGCGTTAATGAAAATGTTAGTGAAAGAATTAGGCTTTAGCGAAAAGCAAGTTCGTCATGTTATTCAATTAACAGAAGAAGGTAACACAGTTCCATTTATTGCTCGTTACCGAAAAGAATGGACAGGCTCTTTAGATGAGGTGCAAATTCGTGCGATTTTAGAGAGATGGCAATATATGATGCAACTTGAAGATAGGAAGGAAGAAGTTATTCGTCTTATTGATGAGAAGGGAAAACTGACAGGAGAGCTAAGACAGCAAATTGTTAAAGCTACAAAGTTGCAGGAAGTAGAAGATTTATATCGTCCATATAAAGAGAAAAGAAGAACGAAAGCAACGATTGCAAAAGAAAAAGGGTTAGAACCGTTAGCTGAATGGTTATTGTTATATAAGAAAGAAGAACCGGCTAAAAAGGCAGTGGAATTTATTAATGCAGAGAAAGAAGTGCAATCTGCAGAAGAAGCTTTACAAGGTGCACAAGATATTATTGCAGAAATGATTTCAGATGAAGCTGCGTATCGTAGTTGGATTCGAAATGTTACTTTTAGAAAAGGTATTATGTCTTCGTCTGTAAAAGGTGAAGAAAAAGATGAAAAGAATATATATGAAATGTATTACAGTTATGAAGAACCATTGCAAAAAGTAGTACCGCATCGTGTATTAGCAATGAATCGCGGTGAGAAAGAAGATATATTGAGAGTTTCTGTTGTCCCACCAGTAGATGAGATATTAAATTTCTTATATAAGAAAGTAATTCGTGATAACGATTCTAAAAGTGCGCATTATGTACAATTAGCGATTGAAGATGGTTATAAACGATTAATTCAATCTTCAATTGAAAGAGAAATTCGTAAAGAATTAACAGAAACAGCTGAAGAACAAGCGATACATATTTTCTCTGAGAACTTACGTAACTTATTATTACAACCTCCGATGAAAGGGAAAGTCGTGCTAGCGGTAGATCCGGCATATAGAACTGGTTGTAAATTGTCTGTAGTAGATGATACGGGGAAAGTACTACATATTGATGTTATTTATCCGCATCCGCCTGTTCGTAAATATGATGATGCAAAAATGAAAGTTCTTTCTATTATAGATAAATATCAAGTTGAAATGATTGCAATTGGTAATGGGACAGCATCTAGAGAAACAGAAGAATTTATAGTAGATGTATTACAAAGTGTGAAACAGGACGTCTTTTATATTATTGTAAATGAAGCGGGTGCTAGTGTATATTCAGCTTCTGATTTAGCCCGTGAGGAATTCCCAAATTTACAAGTTGAAGAGAGAAGTGCCGTTTCTATTGGAAGACGTCTGCAAGATCCACTTGCTGAACTTGTGAAAATTGATCCTAAATCAGTTGGGGTTGGACAATACCAACATGATGTATCTCAAAAGAGATTGAATGAGTCATTAACATTTGTAGTAGAGACAGCTGTTAACCAAGTTGGGGTTAATGTAAATACGGCTTCGGTTGCATTGTTACAATATGTTTCAGGTTTATCGAAAACTGTTGCGAAAAATATTGTGGCAAAGAGAGAAGAGGATGGGAAATTCACAAAGCGCACGGAACTAAAGAAAATCCCACGTTTAGGTGCAAAGACGTACGAACAATGTATAGGTTTCTTGCGTATATTAGAAGGAGCGAATCCATTAGATCGAACAGGTATTCATCCCGAACAATATAAAAATGTTGAATTGTTATTGAAGAGTTTAGGGTTATCGATAGATGACGTAGGACAACCGCAATTACAAAAGAGATTGGAAGAAGTGGAGATTTCTAAGTTGTCTCAAGAAACGGGAGTTGGGGAGCCGACGTTAGTTGATATTATAGATGCGCTCATTAGCCCGGAACGAGATATGAGGGATGAGTTGCCTAAACCACTTCTGAAAAAAGGAATTTTGAAATTAGAAGATTTAAAACGTGGTATGGAACTAGAAGGAACAGTGCGTAACGTTGTTGATTTTGGTGCTTTTGTTGATGTAGGCGTAAAGCAAGATGGTTTAGTGCATATTTCTAAGCTTAGTAAACAGTTTGTAAAGCATCCGTTAGATGTTGTATCAGTAGGACAAATTGTAAAAGTATGGGTAGATGATATTGATACAAAAAAGGGACGCGTTGCACTATCTATGTTGCCGATTGAATAG
- the tsaE gene encoding tRNA (adenosine(37)-N6)-threonylcarbamoyltransferase complex ATPase subunit type 1 TsaE: MRKYEVTTKSSEETQRLSEKLGELVEAQDVIILEGDLGAGKTTFTKGLAKGLGVKRVVNSPTFNIIKEYKGRLPLYHMDVYRLAESEEDLGFDEYFYGEGITVVEWAHLIEAYLPNEKLQISLFHAGDDTRKIILEPIGDRYIRLCEELLQDESTSN, translated from the coding sequence GTGAGAAAATATGAAGTAACAACAAAATCTTCTGAGGAAACACAAAGATTATCAGAAAAACTAGGTGAACTCGTAGAAGCACAAGATGTAATTATTTTAGAAGGAGATCTTGGAGCTGGTAAGACGACTTTTACAAAGGGACTAGCAAAAGGTCTTGGAGTGAAAAGAGTTGTAAATAGTCCTACCTTTAATATTATTAAAGAATATAAAGGAAGATTACCGCTATATCATATGGACGTGTATCGCTTAGCAGAAAGCGAAGAGGACTTAGGCTTTGATGAGTATTTCTACGGTGAAGGAATTACGGTAGTGGAATGGGCTCATTTAATAGAAGCATATTTACCGAATGAAAAGTTACAAATTAGTTTATTCCATGCGGGAGATGACACAAGAAAAATTATACTCGAGCCAATTGGAGATCGCTATATTAGATTATGTGAGGAGCTATTACAAGATGAAAGTACTAGCAATTGA
- the cmpA gene encoding cortex morphogenetic protein CmpA translates to MPTWLKKQMQRAYFEKNRYQIKLLNECWFYYSKIHQNS, encoded by the coding sequence ATGCCTACGTGGCTAAAAAAACAGATGCAACGTGCATATTTCGAAAAAAACCGGTATCAAATTAAATTGCTAAATGAATGCTGGTTTTATTATAGCAAAATACATCAAAACTCATAA
- the alr gene encoding alanine racemase, with translation MEEAPFYRDTWVEVDLDAIYNNVTHIKEFIPSNVEIFAVVKANAYGHDYVPVAKTALEAGATRLAVAFLDEALVLRRAGITVPILVLGPSPPRDVNVAAENDVALTVFQKEWVDEAIKLWDGSSVMKFHINFDSGMGRIGIRERKELKAFLKSLEGAPFLELEGVYTHFATADEVETSYFDKQYNTFLEQLSWLKEFGVDPKFVHTANSAATLRFQGITFNAVRIGIAMYGLSPSVEIRPFLPFELEPALSLHTKVAHIKQVIKGDGISYNVTYRTKTEEWIATVAIGYADGWLRRLQGFEVLINGKRVPIVGRVTMDQFMIHLPCEVPLGTKVTLIGRQGDEYISATEVAEYSGTINYEIIATISFRVPRIFIRNGKVVEIINYLNNI, from the coding sequence ATGGAAGAAGCACCATTTTACCGTGACACTTGGGTAGAAGTGGATTTAGATGCCATTTATAACAACGTTACGCATATTAAAGAGTTCATCCCAAGTAATGTAGAGATTTTTGCTGTAGTTAAAGCAAATGCATATGGGCACGATTATGTACCGGTGGCTAAAACGGCATTAGAAGCGGGTGCAACAAGGTTAGCAGTTGCTTTTTTAGATGAAGCTTTAGTGCTTCGGAGGGCTGGTATTACTGTGCCGATTTTAGTGTTAGGTCCCTCGCCGCCGCGTGATGTAAATGTAGCTGCTGAAAATGATGTAGCGCTAACTGTTTTTCAAAAAGAATGGGTGGACGAAGCAATTAAACTTTGGGATGGTTCATCTGTAATGAAATTCCATATTAACTTTGATAGTGGTATGGGGAGAATTGGAATACGTGAAAGAAAAGAACTGAAAGCATTTTTAAAGAGTTTAGAAGGTGCACCGTTTTTAGAGTTAGAAGGAGTATACACGCATTTTGCAACGGCAGATGAGGTTGAGACTTCATATTTTGATAAGCAATATAACACGTTCTTAGAGCAGTTAAGTTGGTTGAAAGAATTCGGAGTGGATCCTAAGTTTGTCCATACAGCTAATAGTGCTGCCACGTTACGTTTTCAAGGGATTACATTTAATGCAGTGCGAATTGGGATTGCAATGTATGGATTATCTCCTTCTGTAGAAATACGTCCTTTTTTACCATTTGAATTAGAACCGGCGCTATCACTGCATACGAAAGTAGCTCATATTAAACAGGTGATTAAAGGTGATGGAATTAGTTATAATGTCACTTACCGAACGAAAACTGAAGAATGGATCGCGACTGTAGCGATTGGTTATGCAGATGGATGGCTTAGAAGATTACAAGGATTTGAAGTGCTTATAAATGGTAAAAGGGTACCGATTGTAGGGCGAGTAACAATGGATCAGTTCATGATTCATCTTCCTTGTGAAGTGCCACTTGGTACGAAAGTTACGCTTATTGGAAGGCAGGGGGATGAGTATATTAGCGCTACAGAGGTTGCGGAATATTCAGGGACTATTAATTATGAAATTATTGCAACGATCAGTTTCCGTGTGCCAAGAATATTTATACGGAATGGTAAGGTTGTAGAGATAATTAATTACTTGAACAATATATAG
- the ndoA gene encoding type II toxin-antitoxin system endoribonuclease NdoA, with product MIVKRGDVYFADLSPVVGSEQGGVRPVLVIQNDIGNRFSPTVIVAAITAQIQKAKLPTHVEIDAKKYGFERDSVILLEQIRTIDKQRLTDKITHLDEVMMSRVDEALQISLGLIDF from the coding sequence TTGATTGTAAAACGCGGCGACGTGTATTTTGCAGACCTTTCCCCAGTTGTTGGTTCTGAGCAAGGAGGCGTTCGTCCGGTTCTTGTCATTCAAAATGACATCGGAAATCGTTTTAGTCCAACGGTGATTGTAGCGGCTATTACTGCACAGATTCAAAAAGCGAAATTACCCACTCATGTGGAAATTGATGCGAAAAAGTATGGTTTTGAGAGAGATTCTGTTATTTTACTTGAGCAGATTCGAACAATCGATAAGCAACGCTTAACGGACAAAATCACTCATTTAGATGAAGTGATGATGAGTCGTGTAGATGAAGCGTTACAAATTAGTTTAGGACTAATAGATTTTTAA
- a CDS encoding SprT family protein: protein MDEEEIQRLVEEVSLQYFGMPFLHKATFNSRLRTTGGRYLLKSHNVELNYRYYEMYGKEELIGIIKHELCHYHLHITGRGYKHRDRDFRELLKKVDAPRFCKRMINEEKEKKIYKYECMECLLQYVRRRQINTKRYVCGKCKGKLKPISKTS, encoded by the coding sequence ATGGACGAGGAAGAAATTCAACGGCTAGTGGAAGAAGTATCGCTACAATACTTCGGAATGCCATTTTTACATAAAGCAACGTTCAATAGTAGGCTGCGTACAACTGGTGGGCGTTATCTGTTGAAGAGTCACAATGTTGAACTGAATTATCGATATTACGAAATGTATGGTAAGGAGGAGTTAATCGGAATCATCAAACATGAACTGTGTCATTATCACTTGCATATTACAGGAAGAGGGTATAAGCACAGGGACAGAGATTTTCGTGAGTTGTTAAAGAAAGTTGATGCACCGCGTTTTTGTAAACGAATGATTAATGAAGAGAAGGAAAAAAAGATTTATAAGTATGAATGTATGGAGTGTTTACTTCAATATGTAAGAAGGCGTCAAATAAATACAAAAAGATATGTCTGCGGAAAGTGTAAAGGGAAACTCAAACCGATATCGAAAACATCTTGA
- the tsaB gene encoding tRNA (adenosine(37)-N6)-threonylcarbamoyltransferase complex dimerization subunit type 1 TsaB encodes MKVLAIDTSNYVMGVSLIEEGNVIGEIITNLTKNHSVRLMPAVEQLLKECGVKPKELTKIVVAAGPGSYTGVRIGVTAAKTLAWSLQIPIVGVSSLEVVAANGANFNGLICPLFDGRRGQIYTGLYTYEGEQLTSIEEDRIILIVDWLQMLKDKGQPVLFIGNDVKLHKETIIEHLGDQAVFAPFTKNNPRPSELAFLGLQKEEQDVHTFVPSYLRLAEAETKWLESQNK; translated from the coding sequence ATGAAAGTACTAGCAATTGATACTTCAAATTACGTAATGGGTGTATCCCTTATTGAGGAAGGAAACGTGATTGGGGAAATCATTACAAATTTGACGAAAAACCATTCTGTACGTCTTATGCCAGCTGTAGAGCAACTGTTAAAAGAATGTGGTGTAAAACCGAAGGAATTAACTAAAATCGTAGTAGCTGCTGGACCTGGATCATATACAGGTGTTCGCATAGGCGTGACAGCGGCAAAAACATTAGCTTGGTCACTTCAAATACCAATTGTAGGTGTATCAAGTTTAGAGGTAGTAGCTGCAAACGGTGCTAACTTTAATGGGTTAATTTGTCCTTTATTTGATGGAAGACGTGGGCAAATTTATACTGGATTATATACATATGAAGGAGAGCAGTTAACTTCAATAGAAGAAGACCGAATTATTCTTATTGTGGACTGGTTGCAAATGTTAAAAGATAAAGGACAGCCTGTTTTATTTATCGGTAATGATGTTAAATTGCATAAAGAAACAATTATAGAACATTTAGGTGATCAAGCTGTATTCGCTCCTTTTACTAAAAATAATCCAAGACCAAGTGAGCTAGCATTCTTAGGATTACAAAAAGAAGAACAAGATGTGCATACGTTTGTTCCAAGCTATCTTCGTTTAGCTGAAGCTGAAACAAAGTGGTTGGAAAGTCAAAACAAGTAG